The window cacacaaatgcattgtttcttgcatatgctttcactaacttaaccaggttgtcattccatcaaaaagggggagattgttggtgcggctagcactaaagatttaacccaggttttgatgaatgacaaataggttaagttagtcttgttgttgtctgacactttgatcgagtgtgcaggagaagtccagacaggtcgacgggctgaccggatgtctggcacgaagtccagctaggtcaacgggctgaccggatagctggcgagaagtccaagcgagtcgacgggctgaccggacgcttggcgagaagtccagctaggtcgacgggctgaccagatagctggcgagaagtccaagcgggtcgacgggctgaccggacgtttggcgagaagtccagacgggtcgacgggctgaccggacgtctggcaggtaagtgaggggagtgactgtgaggacgcgttcccgggaaggggacattaggcgtcgatccggcttagatccatttcggatatctaagtcgagatcgtgactagattccgttcTCGGAaaaacggaatctaagtcatactctttttatccatctgttgaaatttaactgtgctaacaatttgttttacaggatgtatatttgcctcggactaaccttgttttgcaggaaaaaggagtctttctggaacaaggtggtccgggcgcccggaggggatccaggcgcccggaaggcgaattttatccagacaagtcgtcaccacgtggagcatcttggtttgagccgttacgtcacactccaggcgcccggaagggatccaggcgtccggaacagcatataaaagaagccccaggcaggagcttcagaatcaacttttactgagaactcttctactgctgatcttgctgctcgacgttcaagtgcgacgtcaactacgctctgacaaaagtgctcttccggtttttatttaatttctctttgtcggtattgctttattactagcatttcctgtacttattctgtaatcatatttcgacttgttagtgattgcccaacgaaagtggtcaaggaccacgggccttcgagtaggagtcgtcacaggctccgaacgaagtaaaaatatctgtgtctattttatttttccgctgcgattatactcgtctttttcgaatcgatattcaccccccccctctatcgaatctaacggtcctacaggtatattgtatgattttttttttaaaaaaaaaattaatctcccTAGTTAGAAGACATTATTATTTCAAATGTGTATGTCTTATACTATGATATTTCATATATAGTCATATTGCTAGGACATAAAACACATGGTGATCAGATTATTTTGAGGGTTGTTGGTAATTGGAAAGTATTTATATATTTAGTAATTATTCTGATACTTAATCTTCTTTTTATTTATCACATATCTCatacatgatatttttctatgcagaTTTATCCCAGATAGCCATCACGTCGCATCCTACATATCTAAGAGGTTTAAAGAACGATTGTCCTCAtttggtactacatggaggctTGTAAACCAGGACATGATGGACTTCTATTATGGTGAATTCTTAGTAAGTCTTTTGAATATAAAACATATTttgtaatttaaaattaatatgatATTAATCTTTAAAATATATTATTGCAGAAGAGGTATGTTTGGGAGGAGAGTCATGaggtgaaatttaaaaaaaaattggaacaaCTACTGTGCTAAATTGTATAGGGGCATGTTATACAAGTAGAGGAGGAGGGGCACTAGGCCATCTGAGTTCCCTGATGCAGTTTGGGAGGCTTGGAGAGCCATTTGGGGTACCCAGTATTGGTAGTCCAATTCAGCGATTGATCAAGGCAATCAAAATTCAGAGCCTGCTGGGTCGAGCATTGAATCTACAAAGTATACTGATAGATCTCATTCTATTATAGAGCATGCCTATGACTTggtatatttaaaattaagttatataaaaatttcttatatatatatttttattacttttaATGTACTTGCATTCTCTATACGCAAGCTGGTCAATTACAAAGACCTGCTACTTGTTGGAAGGTATTTAACAAGactcataagaagaaggatgagtcATTTATCGATCAATGTTCCTCAGTAATTAACATAATAATATTAACTTTCGTGAATATATTTATAAACTTTATATGGaggttaataaaattattattttaacataGGAAATAATGCCCATTAGAGTTGCACAGATGTCTCTGCCTGGGGTAGTGGAAGAGGGATCACAACCTCTTTCCACCGTTGAGgttaatgacatttattatgatGTCATTGGTGGAAGGAAAAAGACCTTCCTCTATGGGTTTGACTCTCATGCCAAAGTTGTCTTTGACTAGATAAGGGCTTTAGGGATCAAGAGGCATCCTAGTTCCTCCTCCTCACCTAGTGAGGTACAGGCATTGTGGGTGGAAAATTAGGAATTGCGAACTTGACTATCATCATTAGAGGAGATGATGGTTGAGAGGGACGCAGAGGCATAGGAGATGCGAGAGTGAGAGGCTCAAACTGAGGAGATGGTTCATCATATATAAGCATTTGTAGCAATGTTCACTCTCGATTCACAGATGTCACACCCGCATCATTTGGAGTCCCAGGAGACCGAGGATTCCAACGATTCCCTTAGTGAGTAGATCATTTTGAAGTATGGTATTCTTTatcttagtttttaatttttctttgtgttTTAgtcaaaaaatattattattattatttttaaattatatacatttctacttatattataatttttcatGATCTTTTTCAGATGTTGCGTATTTCTATTACCATATCTAGATATCCAAAATCTAAAGTGAGgtatgtaggtgcagcggaggccggtaagagggggggtgaattgctataaacaaaaataaaactaccttcctcgttctttcaactcaattaatgcaatagtaaataaaataaagtcataaataaaaacagaaaccgaatttaacctggttacaaccaagagggttgttaatccagggcagtaagaaagcgCACTAaaaaaattctcctttgctgaaggcggagaagccttttacactctaatggctcggaactactgctaggaaatgcttacagagttgaatgtagaagttgttgtaaattcctagctccaggggactTTAAATAGCCTTtagaaatctgatctcgaaggtccaaggcgcctccaataggggtccaaggtgcctccaagggttcaacggataaaactttatccgctgcgcgAACGGTCTGTTTGactaggcttaaggcgccttcatcagccttgaaggcgccttcaagctgaaggcaccttcaaggcagcttgaaggcaccttgagctgTTTTATCCAGCTCAGCTTCTTTTCTTTGGCTTTCTTCAGCTTccaacgctccgttcttttgggtgatttcggccaaccgaaatagggctcacccgaacccaatttccggccttctcctcgagcagccttccgtcccggcttaacgtccctcgaatgccgcacacgctcttcacgcccaccggagtactcttccgcaggtctctcgtccttcggacgcaccgagcccgtcggcttccttcccgtgtcgtccttctcgctagctgcgtcttccgctcaacttcctgcgctcctaagctcctgcacactcagacacagggatcaaacacaaagcaggacctaaccaacttggttgatcacatcaaaactaccacggggtctaacaatctccccctttttgatgtgcatcaacccaagtttaagttagggttaaaatagacataaatagtaattttaaaggaaattactaaactaacatatttaagcataaatttgaaataaataaaattgcaacacagtttagaaaaaatattaaaattttttattttttaatttttcgtactccccctaaacttgtacctttctctccccctttgatcacagcaaaaatggggttccaacaaGTGAAAATTAAGGTAGaaaaattctgagcaaaaatgaatttttagaaaaaaaaattctaagttaaattgtatttttttaaaaaaaattctaagcaaaaatgaatttttagaattttacaaaaaaaatttctaagttaaactgaatttttcaaaaaaaatttctaagtcagaattttcaagaaaaagtttctaagaaaaaaatggttgataaactttcaaagcattatttaattcttgtttttaatgctttttcagaaagttaattaaacattttctttcaatattttagcttctaggtcgtggcgaggcactaggccttcttggttattggagcaacaaccactttcttagacaatgcttccataaagaatttcaatgtttaattttctcactgtaagcttttaactaaaagagaaatttaaactagcaatgattttggaacccaataaaggttccttcctacagggttggtcaaaaacttagggggtacatgatttttgggcacatttctaagttgaccctggtgttttctaatgtaccaatttaattttccataagttcttaattttgatttaggaaatttatttaagcatgcatcaaatttcaatttttcaaattctaattttaatttatcattttctgattttatactatcgtacatctcaagtggacatgcttttgctaatttcattttcaattctttattttctttttcgaaTTCAAATAAgttagaaagcgatttaataaatcaAAAAGATTGagatggggttagattgcgtaccttacttacctgatctggtgacgctcccccttcactgctgctttcttcttctgatgttcctcccccttcatcgatgctcatctctgagctagacgtttcttctagctgatggttagctagtagagctaatcctgagaattcttcgacttctgactcggaggatgaagagtcgtcccatgtcgccttcaggtttttgtgcttgggtcgagctggcttcttgcttctttccttatctttctgtttgctcttcaattttgggcaatcatccttgatgtgcccttctttgttgcaattgtagcactggattgtccttcctttttgatgacgtttacttgactgcgatctaaacttgttaaatttaaaaaaattattaaaacgtcttaccattaacgcagcttcattttcgtcgattgacgcttcggagtcgggatcgtccttttcagctcgtagggcaacgttgaggttcgacttctttactggtttttctgcaagtcgagactcgtgaagttcgaaagttgaaaacaagttttctaaactacttacctcaaagtccttagagatgtagtaagcatctactaaggacgtccattctgaagtcctcgggaagtcattgagcgcgtatcggatggaatcccgattggttacttcttctccaaggttcgttagttgcgttatcagctccttgattctctcttggagttgcgctaccttctcgccgttgttcatccggaggtttgttagttgtgtccagAGGATGTCGCGTTGCGCcagcttcgcttcagaggtaccttcgtgaagctccaggaatttctcccagagatctttcgccgagtcgtagcttccgatctgactcacctcctgaggtggcagaacgctgagaaggtggaattcagcttttccgttggcgacgaaatcggcttgctccttcttgctccacgtgttttcttctttgtctttaggagctgcaaaaccatatttcatagtaattaaaatatcaaagtctgttttaaagaatacctctatttttcgcttccatgtagcgaaatctccgtcgaacttcgggggatgaatgttcgctccggccatcatcttgatcgtagtgcttcagttggcggttagtccttctgaggcgatcaggctctgataccaattgtagatgcagcggaggccggcaagaggggagtgaattgctgtaaacaaaaataaaactatcctcctcgttctttcaactcaattaatgcaatagtaaataaaataaaggcaaaaataaaaacagaaaccgaatttaacctggttacaaccaagagggttgttaatacAGGACGGTaagaaagcgcactaagaaaattctccttttttcgaaggcggagaaaccttttacactctaatgactcagaactactgctaggaaatgcttacagagttgaatgtagaagttgttgtaaattcctagctccaggggcctttaaatagcctctgaaaatctgatctcgaaggtccaaggtgcctccaataggggtccaaggcgcctccaagggttcaacggataaaactttatccgctgcgcgaacggtctgtttgaccaggcttaaggcacctccatcagccttgaaggcgccttcaagctgaagATGCCTTCAaggcagcttgaaggcgccttgagctgtttTATCCAGCTCAGCTTCTTTTCTTtggctttcttcagcttccggcgctccgttcttttgggtgatttcggccaaccgaaatagggctcacccgaacccaatttccggccttctcctcgagcagccttccgtcacGGCTTAACAtctctcgaacgccgcgcacgctcttcacgcccaccggagtactcttccgcagctctctcgtccttcggacgcaccaagcccgtcggctcccttcccgtgccgtccttctcgctagctgcgtcttccgctcgacttcctgcgctcctaaactcctgcacactcagacacagggatcaaacacaaagcaggacctaaccaacttggttgatcacatcaaaactaccacggggtctaacaaggtatgtttttttttgttttaaattttcatcaagatgacttgtatggaTGATATAAATTTTGTGCCCAAATTTTGAAAGTACTATGCAATAGATTCTATTAGGTTTATCTTTTTATATATTGATTGTATTGTTTAAGTTGATATGAATGTTTGTTAATGTGAttttgtattgtgagcttgttgATATGGATTGTATTATGAGGTTGTTATGAAAATCAtcatttgtgatgattttatgtGATTACATTTGGATGTAAACAAGGAAAATGGACAAAAAATGGGGagtttttttaaatgaaaattaGCAACAGACTTTAATATCTGTCACCAATTGACAAGTTCCATTTATCGAATTAGCGATGAATATTAACTTATCATTGGTAATTAGCGATGGATTATATATAAATTCATCGCTAATTTgtttatgaaatttaaattccGATCAAGATATTAGCGAAGGATAATTAGCGATGGATAATAATTTACTATCGTTAATTAGAGACAGATTTATTTAAATCCATCTCTAATTAGTTATGGAATATAGAGATGGAATATATTCCGTCACTATTTTGTGATGACAAATATAATTTGTCGCTAATCAACGGCGACGTTATATATTCCGCCACCAAAAGTGTCAACGCAAAAAATCTAAACAACGAAATATATTTTGTCGTTGATCCATTGCTAATTGCATATAGTGACATATTAGCGACGGAATAAGTTCATCACTAaatactgattttttttttagtgaGACTTAAATGATTAAAGGAacatttatgtatttttattctTTATAGATAATCTAACTTTTTTTAACCAATCTAGAAAaagtttgattgttgttgttgtatagatAATACAACTATTTTACAAATGTCAAAGAAGTAATTCACTATTACTCCACTTGTGATGTGTCTTGCAAAATCAACTTGTGTTAACCATGCAATATGGCTAAGAAGCTTGTTTCAAACAAGTTGATGCTTGTTTTCGTTCAATTTGGGACATGCCAAGAACAAGAATGTGGAGCTAGCACATCTGAAGATTCATTATCAAGCCGTTGCAATCTTCACCAAACCGCCTCTTGGAATGGATTCTcttctaaatttcaaaattcaatttggcATGAAAGATGAAAACAACTAAGTTAACTATGAAGTAGACATGAATCGGGTATCTCCAATTGCCTACAAGCAATTCCTTGTAAAGCTTACAATAGTAAATAAAAGATAGAGTATCAATCAGATCTCTTCTAGATTTACATACAAGATCTAGTAGAAACAATATCAACGATCAGATCTCTCATGGAGCATGGAAATCAAACGAGACTTGACTTCTTCTCGAGCATCCTTGTCGAAAGCATCTGGGCCAAAATGCGCATCGAACATAGCTTTGCACAAGAGCTTGCTTGGGATTTTCCCCACTTCTTTTCCATTAACTAATTAAAGATATAAGTATGATAATAACACAAGAAATACTTGTAATTTCCATGGTAATTCATCTAAATAACAAAAGCAACATACTGAATATCTTAGATGCGGTAGATTGGCGTACTTGCTCCTATTGGGCAAATAAACTATAGCTAATTAATTGTTTAATAATGACTTTAAGAGGTGTTTAAAGGAATGAAAGTAattaagaaagagaagaaaattttcttaaatatGTGGGTTACTAAGGGTTTCCACAATGGTGAGTTTTAAGGAATATTATAACTACTTCTATATGTTAAAATCATTGTTGGGGGGTGCGTGGCATTGAACGCGTTCAATGCCTTTCTGCCTttctttataaataaaaaaataattcaccTTGtattacaaaattttaaaattaaaaattaaaattttaaattttaaaaacttaaaaatttaaaatcaacaaATGAAATTGCATGGTCCTATGGATCCATACTTtttaaaatgtatttatttaatataatataattttaaaattattgagTGAACTGTGAGACttataaataataagtgttaatgttaaaaggaaCGTAATAAAagagatatgttgttataatAAATATGTGATAGTGGATCTTATATTTTTTATGAGGCGATGTATGTTATAATGGGAATAAGTTGTGGATGCACAAATCTCAATTATTTCGTAAAACCGTGGCAGAGGAATGCAGGCAAAAGAATTTCCATAGTTTATTAGGATGATTTAtcagccaatgaaaggaaagaatCAGTGACAATTGAATTGAAAATAACTTACATCGTACTTGAAGAACATGACCATGGTCCCTTGATACTTCCAGAAAAGATTCCTTTGTGATCTTATAGTCGTCTCTAAGCAAAGAAGTAAACCTGTGAAAGTGACGAGGGACGATTAATTGAATCGTTCTTTCAGGTTCTCAAAGAGAATGTTTATGTTCAGTTGGAGATGATCGAGCTCATACCTTTGTAGCAACTCTTTGGAGTCGGATCCACTAATCTTCCGGAGGCTTTCCCCCACGTATTTCTGAAATTCATTACGTAGAGATCTCATGCTCAGATTATTACGAGCTTTCTTAAATATAATCGTGATGCGTAGATCCTGATCGAGTATATCGGCAATGAAATCTTTATTTACTTTCAGTTCAGAAGCTGAAAAGGAACCGTATTTCTTGCTCAATCGTTTAACATCGAAACCGTCAGCATAAACACCTGCAAGGATTGCAGGATCATGGAACGATGAATAACTCTGCTCTGATTAATTGTTTGTTTGAAGAATAGTAAAGTAGGCATACCAAAGACGTATCTTATGGATCCGAAGTTAAAATACGGTCTCCAGAGCCGCGTTCCGACACTCAAGAGCCGCTTCTCGCCCTCGATAACCATCGGAAACTCGACATTGCTCTTCGGATCAACATACATCGCCGGCCGCTGGGGGCCTCCGTCGAGGGAGACGGAGGCAGCCCAGAGATGGGAAGCGTCGTCGTCGTTGCAAGGCTTGCGGAGGGCGGCCGCGCTTTGCTTGAGGGAGGCGGAGAGGGTTAGGCCTGCTCCGGCTGCGACGGCCGCTGCAGCTGTGATGGTCACCGCGACGCGGCGGAAGGAAAGTCCATCA is drawn from Zingiber officinale cultivar Zhangliang chromosome 1B, Zo_v1.1, whole genome shotgun sequence and contains these coding sequences:
- the LOC121985005 gene encoding fatty-acid-binding protein 1-like, with product MGSLRFPFPFPPPEKPPPDGLSFRRVAVTITAAAAVAAGAGLTLSASLKQSAAALRKPCNDDDASHLWAASVSLDGGPQRPAMYVDPKSNVEFPMVIEGEKRLLSVGTRLWRPYFNFGSIRYVFGVYADGFDVKRLSKKYGSFSASELKVNKDFIADILDQDLRITIIFKKARNNLSMRSLRNEFQKYVGESLRKISGSDSKELLQRFTSLLRDDYKITKESFLEVSRDHGHVLQVRFNGKEVGKIPSKLLCKAMFDAHFGPDAFDKDAREEVKSRLISMLHERSDR